The Nitrospirota bacterium genome has a segment encoding these proteins:
- a CDS encoding DDE transposase produces FAWLQWKRRLLIRWEYYATNFLGFVQLACIAMLLKQF; encoded by the coding sequence TTTGCATGGTTGCAATGGAAGCGGCGCTTACTGATTCGCTGGGAATACTACGCCACCAACTTCCTGGGTTTTGTGCAACTCGCTTGCATCGCCATGCTACTCAAGCAATTTTGA
- a CDS encoding glycosyltransferase family A protein, with the protein MQVNAGLREAIVPETGLGLPTVSVLMQNYNHGKYLVRALQAHLQQTIPPLEIIVVDDASTDNSRDVIEEIALKHTCVRPIYHAVNRGVVSAMNTGLAEAKGYYVCFAAADDLVAPEFLARSVEILVQHPEAGFCFSDPAELLGDTGVTRAFPLFLSESPCFFSPCELERVLTCNFFSFSSNSIVYRRDALLRAGGFREELRWYTDWFLNFVLAFRYGACYVPRVLSFFRVLDNSYSTQGRRQSTTQRELLYRVLDLLGTPEYGDVAPCFRRAGIVTDMRTRSLLWLLASRRHRSYLTLQLCFRLLFSGLWTMARPNTPVWLRQAARWLIGRPTRRMVACRQATTHHGRV; encoded by the coding sequence ATGCAAGTGAATGCTGGTTTGCGAGAGGCGATAGTGCCAGAGACAGGGTTGGGATTGCCTACCGTGTCCGTTCTCATGCAGAACTACAACCACGGAAAGTATTTGGTGAGGGCGCTTCAAGCCCATCTGCAACAGACTATTCCTCCGCTAGAAATTATTGTCGTTGATGACGCCTCGACAGACAACAGTCGTGACGTTATCGAGGAAATTGCTCTCAAACACACCTGCGTTCGGCCAATCTATCATGCTGTCAATCGCGGTGTGGTATCGGCGATGAATACCGGTTTAGCCGAAGCGAAAGGATATTATGTCTGCTTCGCCGCCGCTGATGACTTGGTTGCTCCCGAGTTTCTTGCGCGGTCAGTGGAGATACTGGTACAGCATCCTGAGGCTGGTTTCTGTTTTTCGGATCCTGCTGAGTTACTTGGCGATACGGGAGTTACACGTGCCTTTCCGCTATTTCTGAGCGAGAGTCCATGTTTCTTCTCGCCGTGCGAATTGGAGAGAGTATTAACATGCAATTTTTTTAGCTTTTCATCCAACTCGATTGTGTATCGACGAGATGCACTGCTACGGGCCGGAGGTTTTCGCGAAGAGCTCCGCTGGTACACGGACTGGTTCCTCAATTTCGTACTGGCATTTCGGTACGGCGCCTGTTATGTCCCTCGCGTGCTGTCCTTCTTCAGGGTTCTTGATAATTCTTATTCAACTCAAGGCAGGCGACAATCAACGACGCAGAGAGAGTTGCTCTATCGTGTCCTGGATCTGTTAGGAACCCCAGAGTACGGGGATGTTGCGCCTTGCTTTCGGCGAGCGGGTATCGTAACGGATATGCGAACAAGGAGTCTGCTATGGCTTCTGGCTTCGCGTCGACACCGGTCCTATCTCACTCTACAATTATGTTTTCGTTTGCTGTTTAGTGGTCTGTGGACTATGGCAAGGCCAAATACCCCCGTTTGGCTACGGCAAGCGGCACGCTGGCTGATAGGGAGGCCGACACGGAGGATGGTGGCTTGTCGGCAAGCAACTACTCATCATGGCAGAGTATAG